GCACCTGCAATATTATGTCTATGTCCTGCAATGTTGCTTACTTGTGGTAAGTTAGCCATTGCTACTGCTGAAGCTACTCCTGAATTTGCTGAACTTGTTGATGTCTCTACATTATTTAATTTTTCTTTTACTTCATCACTTAAATCTATGATTACATCTGTTCCTTTTGCTTCTGTCTTAACTAATCCTGAACCTTTTATTCCAAATGTTAATCCATTTTCTTTATTTAAGTTTTGTCCGTCTGTTTTTCCACTATCTCCTTCTAATTTTATAGTGTTACTTCCTAATGCATTTACCGCAGCTACTACACTTCCACTTGTAACTAATCCTGCTTCATTTGCTGTACTTGCTCTTCCTCCTGTTGTTGATGTTATTTCTCCTAACGTTACTCCTACTGTAAATACTTTTTCTTTATTTTCTTCTACTGATGTAACTGTTATTGGTCCATTACCTTTTACTACAACATTTGGTGTTGCTAATGCTTCTATTTTAGTTGTCATATTATTTATTACTGAATGTAATTGTGATCCATTAATTGCATCTGTTGATGTAGCTGATATCCATCCTGCTGCTACATTTTGGATTCTTCTTTCTTTTCCTGCTGATCCTACTGATACTATACCTGCTGGTGCTCCTCCCGCAAAGTTTAATGTTATTCCATTTATTGTATCTGTATTATATTCTCCCATTACTTTAGATGCTCCTGCTGTTGCATTCTTACTTCCATTTCCTAAATATACTGAGTTATCTTCTGTCGCTACTATATCATTTCCTACTGCTACTATATTTTTCCCAGATACTTTAAAGTTTGATTCTTCTTTTGTTGTATTAAATCCTAATACTATATTTCCTTCTGCTTTTGCATCTGCTGTTCCTTTTAATATATGGTTATTTCC
The Streptobacillus canis genome window above contains:
- a CDS encoding YadA-like family protein, with amino-acid sequence GNNHILKGTADAKAEGNIVLGFNTTKEESNFKVSGKNIVAVGNDIVATEDNSVYLGNGSKNATAGASKVMGEYNTDTINGITLNFAGGAPAGIVSVGSAGKERRIQNVAAGWISATSTDAINGSQLHSVINNMTTKIEALATPNVVVKGNGPITVTSVEENKEKVFTVGVTLGEITSTTGGRASTANEAGLVTSGSVVAAVNALGSNTIKLEGDSGKTDGQNLNKENGLTFGIKGSGLVKTEAKGTDVIIDLSDEVKEKLNNVETSTSSANSGVASAVAMANLPQVSNIAGHRHNIAGAYGYYNGEHAFALGISGLNETGNLVYKASGSLNTKG